The Canis lupus dingo isolate Sandy chromosome 7, ASM325472v2, whole genome shotgun sequence DNA window taatatattggaGCTTTGATTGCAAGGCATTAACTAACAGCATTGCATGCTATTACAATCAGTgagaaaaaattaacttttattttctttcttcctcctcctctaggTATGTGTAATCCTCGAAACTATAGTGACACACCTCCAACCTCAAAGAGCACGGTGGAAGAACTTCATGAGCCAATCCCTTCTCTCTTCCGAGCACTCACAGAAGGAGACACTCAGTTGAACTGGAACATTGTTTCCTTCCCTGTTGCGGAAGAACTCTCACATCATGAGAATCTGGTTTCATTTTTAGAAACGGTGAACCAGCCACACCATCAAAATGTGTCTGTTCCTAGCAATAATGTTCACGCACCTTATTCCAGTGACAAAGGTAATTCCCCACAGTTGACTTTCTGTCTTGCCCCCTCGTTTTCTATGTGGTCTGTGAAacctttatttatcttttagagcagtttttggttttgagttTGTCTTCTCTTGAATTATGGACTTTAATAACCCTAATCCCTAAGTAGATAAGGAGGCATGTCAAGCATATTGTCACCACTCCATAGCCTCAGTGATAGAGATTGTGTTGAAAGATAGATAACTTGGTTCTAATTTTGATGTTTGTATTAGGCTTTAATGTTCTTTCTGTAAGATAGCAACAGAGCTGCTTGCTTAATATAGTATTGCTCACTGTCAGATAACATTCAGAGTGTCCTAGGCAGTCACATTTTTGTAAAAGCATTGGTACTACAAATGATGCCACGCTCATCAGCTAAATTTCTTTATGAGCCAGTTGGTATCTAATTTCCAGGTATAAACTAACTCTAGTACTCTTGGTCAGAAGGGGAACTAAATGGAAGAATGGCTTATATAACTTTGAGAAGCATATTGAAGAATACTTATTAGTGGGGATAGATCATTCCTTAATTTTGGAATGTACAGGGCATATATAACTTCTATAAAGtctttgaggggatccctgggtggcgcagcggtttagcgcctgcctttggcccagggcacggtcctggagacccgggatcgagtcccatgtcgggctcccggtgcatggagcctgcttctccctctgcctatgtctctgcctctctctctctgtgtgactatcataaataaataaaaacaattttttaaaaagtctttgttattttcaaataaaagactCCACAATTTTACTGTGTTAAAATAAGGTAATTATgaaaatttcagttatttcttaaaatatgaggTGAATTATACATAAATAGTATAATTTGTACTCTTTTTACTTGGCTTTTTGTCATGCCCTCTATTACAGTCCTGCCAATCTGAAATAGTATGAACTTTGGACATTAGTAGTAAAAGCAAAATAGCATTTGTTAATGATCTCAGAGTAAGAATTCTTACTGTTTTTAGctaaactgctttatttttttgtttaagattttatctattcatgcgagacacagagaaagaggcagagggagaagcagactccatgcagggagcccgatgtgggactcgatcccgagactccaggatcatgccctgagctaaaggcagacgctcaaccactaagccacccagccgtcccttaGCTAAACtactttaaaagacaaattctAGATATTGGAAAACatcagaaatatatgaaatatgccTCATTCAGATATTTTGCTACCATTTTCCCCATTAAAATATAACCTACAcaatagatattaaataataattcataaattttattcaaatatttttaacttaatgaaaTAATTACCAGGCAGCCAAGTTTCCTGGAAACACCAACTATCTTTCAAGagttaaaatatttccttttttgacaCCTTCTCTAGGTATCCCTGCTCCCAGTTAGAGTAAACTACTTACTCCTATTCTTTCTCCTCATATTGGTGTTTCGAtttgttgtgtgtttttaatttatggGTCTACCATTTTCTACTTAGTTCCTTGGATCCTCTGATTACTCTTTGAGTCCATAATGGCTCTTCcatagtaggtgtttaataaatacctgttgaataattaaatgagaaaaagttgATAGATACTAATCACCTGAGATTCAAAGCTACCCTATTCTGCCCACCACCAATCCCTAGTCTGCCTGGTGTTGTGCTGTACTGGCCTCCCTGTTTTCTGTCTTGACCTGGTACCCAGTGGTGGTTCTGCTATCTCCTGATGCTAACCATTCACTGCAGTCAGACTTGCCTCCATTCCATTCCCCATGTACACTACACTGGTCTCCTTGTGACTTTCCTTATTTTGTTACTGATAATTTTGCTGTCAATTCTTCTTCCTAATACAGCTTTTTCCATGAAGCCTTTCCTTACTATACAGACCTCTGGTGATATATCAGTTCCATATATGGCTCCgtaaaataacagattttaatCATACCCCCTCTATTAATGGTTTTTATTGTCTTGTATTTATTTCATGTACCTTATTGTCCTAGCTAGGTCATCATAGGGCATTAACCACCAGGAGCACTAAAAATTGAAACAGTCAAAAATAATTGTGTGGGAAAACAAGACTAGGAAATTGCTACtgataatagtaatttttatttatttatttttaatattttttaaagattttatttatttattcataagagacacagagagagtcagagacataggcagagggagaagcaaggctccctgTGGAACCCACTCATGGagttcagtctcacaacccagagatcatgagctgaaacaAAGTCAAGAGTTgtccactcaaccaactgagccacccaggtgacccaagaaCAATATTTTTCAGACATCTTTTAGCTAGAGAATTCTCTCATCTAAGGAAATCTTATCAGAAATGCccaaactaagatttttttttcatttatttattcatgagagacacagagagagaggcagagacatagtcagagggagaagcaggctccctgtgggggcgcaatgtgggactcaatcccaggaccctgggttcacgacctgagctgaagacaggcactcaaccactgagccacccagatgcccagaaatgcccaatttattttttttcttttcttttcttttttattttttttttaatttttttaaaatatttttttttcaatttttatttatttatgatagtcatagagagagagagagagaggcagagacataggccgagggagaagcaggctccatgcaccgggagcccgacgtgggattcgatcccgggtctccaggatcgcgccctgggccaaaggcaggcgccaaaccgctgcgccacccagggatccctcttttctttttttaagatttcatttatgtattagagacagagagagaaacagagacacaggcagacggagaagcaggctccatgcagggagcccgacgcgggacccgatcccgggtctccaggatcacaccctgggctgaaggtggcgctaaaccgctgcaccacctgggctgcccaagaaatgcCCAATATAAAAAGCACAGCTCTGAAGCACAGCAAATGTTAAGCCCAGTAATTTCAACTTTGAGATCAAAGTCCAGAATCTGATAAAGTGACTAAGGAAGCCCCTTCACCTTCTTAAAGCAGGAGTGGGGACTCTGACCTCCTTCTCAATATAATTAACAGATATGATCTTTTTTCCTACAACTCATCCACTGTCCTGTGCAGACTAGCAGTAAGAGAACTaagaataactatttttttaatttttttatttatttatgatagtcacagagagagagagaggcagagacataggcagagggagaagcaggctccatgcaccgggagcccgatgtgggattcgatcccggatctccaggatcgcgccctgggccaaaggcaggcgccaaaccgctgcaccacccagggatcccaagaataaCTATTAATATCAGCCAGGTATTAAAGCATTTCctacttttcctctttcttgctctgagctcttaattttttatttttcagaacatATGTGTACTGTGGTTTATTTTGATGACTGCATGTCCATACATCAGTGTAAAATATCCTGTGAGTCCATGGGAGCATCCAAATATCGCTGGTTCCATAACGCCTGCTGTGAGTGCATTGGTCCAGAGTGCATCGACTATGGTAGTAAAACTGTCAAATGTATGAATTGCATGttttaaagaaggagaagaatgtAAACCAATTTAGTCAACAAGAAAGATATAAAAGCTATTTGGTGAGGTCTACTGGTTGCACTAGAATGCCGGCAGGTTAAGAAGATGAAAGAATTTGGACTGAGTTAAAGTGTGACAAATTCAGTAATGTGGTAAATCATAAGTAAAACTACTCTAGTTGATTTTTTAGCCCACTGGCAATAAACCCCCTCCTCTATATACATTTACAACTTGGCCATATGAGAAGCAAGCACACAGAGAATTCCTTGAAAGATCTGAGAGTCCTGACATAAAGCctggtgtcattttttttctagcattcCAAAGtctttgattttgaaaatgttagaGCACATTAACATAAgttataatttcttcatttactaCTACTGGGACACTGTCATTCACTGTGCCTTGTCTCGTTTATCTCTTCTATAAATAGAGTAGATATTCAAATATATCACCCTGAGAATCCACATAAAAATCACTGTTAAAAGCTTAATTTCAAACCTTGTAAAACTTTGTTAGTTTTAGAAAGTAAATGCTTACtacattttacaatttaaaacttttacGTAGTAGAATCTATCCTATAATACACATGCTGTCAGAACTTTGGGCAAAGTTTCTCCATCTCTTACATCCCTCTGCCCAAAGTGCTTTTGTAGGTAGGTAGTGATGAAGAATTTTGAACAAGAATTTCAAGGCACACCTATGACACTGCATTAAATATTCTGCTAGGATAAATAGAGAGTTAAGGCATTTCTCTAACTTAAGGTACCAGTTTAACGAGCACTAGGAAGGGGAAATGCCTGCCAAGTCAGACTCCACTTAAAGCACCAGAGAAACAGCTTGTCTCATTGTACAGAGATGGTGAGGTGAAAAGGAAAAGCTGTAATCTTGGGTAGAATGAATGAGCCTCTCAGCCTTAGCATGGGCAGAGCCATGTTCCCCAATAATGAGTGATAGGAGGGAATAAAGAAGGAACTTACAGGTGTGAGCAGGGAAGGTTGAAAATGCTGGTAATTCTTATTGGAAACAAACTTAAAACTATTTAcattaattattttgttatattgtAATCCTTCCTTTAGGTTTCTATCTGGATCGAATGTTCTTATTAAACAAGTATAATCATACAGTGAGAGGTTAAGAttatgaaatgaaagagaaatctgTTCAAGGCAATGttaatttcaaatacacaatagactattttgttttatatgttccAGTAATGAGAAGCTTAAATACTATGTGCCCTTCATTGTAATAAAACCTGTCTTCAAGCATGaatctaaaacataaatatttataacacaGAGACTCTTTACAAAATTATTGATTTCTTCAGTACATTATGAATTACACGTAACTTGTAGGAATACCTTTTTATATGTCTAAGTATTTTAGTACATAAAAATAGATAATGCTCTTAGACACTTTGTATTCATTATATGAACAGTAGTAGTTAGTTACAAGATCATATGTAATATCATGATTAACCATCATAAAATCTGAAGCCTTAacactttttcttgttctttttggaCAACTCTAATGAATACTCAAGGTACTTTAGCCTTTTCAGAAACttttggccttttaaaaaaagctaaaatttagctcttgtatgtatttttttaatagcaaaacaTTGGAATATCTGTTTCTTACTTTTATCTAGAATGCCTCTGTTTAAAAGTGCCTTGAAAACATTTTAGCTCCCCTTCTTCATTAATGCCTGTAAAGCTAAAGGTTTTCTTAAAGCCTTTTaaacttaaaagagagagagttttaaaAGAATCTGCATCCAGCAGCTTTATTTCCACTTTgctattcttcaaaataatttcatactTATGAACAGAGAAATCCTTTTGTGTTTATTGACAGCATGCTTAATGTTGCCTTAAAAATGCCAACAAACATTTCTTAACCACATTTATCATCTTGATTAGGCTtccattcttaaatttttaagtgtaatatCTCTTCTGCCCCTATACTGGAAGGGTAATTTCTTGAACCATATTGTATTTTAACTAATTTTCCTTACAACTTTTTCTCCCAATGGAAATTAATCCTAAGTgtaatggtaaattttatattcagttttgCTTAGTTTTTGTGGTTTATAATCGGGTTGAAAGAGTTCACCTAGAAGATTCCATTTCCAGTTTATAATGTATTTCAGGTTTTGAATAAcaatatttccaaattaaaatgtAAGTGTATTTTCCCCCACTAAAATGTAGAACTTGTATTACCATTCTAAAAGTATAGTTCACTTCCATattgaaacttttttaaaattctttttaaaaaaatcaaaaattattgTTAACTTTTTTataactagatttaaaaaaaataaacctcaatcAGCAGCtattataaaagccatatataaaaGGTTCTTTCCTAGAGTAAGACATGTCTTTGCTAGGTAGATTTTTGGTCCTTTCCTACCCCATAGCACCTAATTATTGGAGAAATTGTACTCAAAATAATGGCACCAAATCAAACgataattcaaacaaaataagtttttgtttACATAGAATGctataaaatgatttcatttagaaaaactatttctaaagattcagaaaacaaaattggtAAGATATTAGAATTTTTGAACAATTATTTATAAAGCAGAGTAGCATCAAAATAGGGAAAAGAAACTAAGACTTCTGAAAAATTAGGTAAATATAAATAAGCCACatatttaaagtttgtttttgtgatacttctttgaagatttttaaaaatctattctacATTCCCCAGAGTTTATGTTAATTGTGTTTCAAATGATCTACAACATAcagaattatgtattttttctttggttgtccctataagcaaaagaatattttaataaaaaattaaaatgagtgtgtcatgctttttttttaacttcagcaTAGAAGAAACACCAGAATAAGTTTGAGATTTCTGTCTAGTGAAGTTATAGTTTAAACGAAGCATGTCCCCTTGTCTCTGGATGTCCCTACAGATTGTGTTGAAGCAAATGCTCTTTAACAGTATGCTTTCTgccttttcatgtgctttattCCAATACCGGGgagattttgaaatgaaatacttAACATTCTCCTTGTTCCTCAAGCCTCAGGAGAACTATCTGATGATGATTGGAAGAAGTTACAGGAAGGTCAAGGTAGGAAAATCACTCCTCACGCTCCCACAGTAATAATTCTCACAGGGTTGTGTTATTAGATTCGAGAGTCCATAGGCTATCCTCTATGGTAGAATCCGTGTTATTTCACAGAATCTACATTCTGAAAGCCTAGTGGACAGGAGGatctagagaaggaaaaattcaagAGGACAGGTTGCCAGCCCAAGTGACTTAACCGAATGAGAGATCTAAGAAATTTGGGGGGTAGAATTCATTTCCAGAAGGACTGTACATTTGATGAAGAAAGTTGTTGCTTTGCTGAAAGTGTCCAGCGGCAGTGAGCCATGTGGCACTAAGAGGCAGAGGGTCAGTCTGGAGGTGCAGAGTTGGGATGGAGCATCCCAACTGGGAAAATCAGAAGGCAGGCAGGCTGTGGTATGGCTGG harbors:
- the TWSG1 gene encoding twisted gastrulation protein homolog 1; translated protein: MKSHAVIMLALAVLVFLTWVPVSLTCNKALCASDVSKCLIQELCQCRPGEGNCSCCKECMLCLGTLWDECCDCVGMCNPRNYSDTPPTSKSTVEELHEPIPSLFRALTEGDTQLNWNIVSFPVAEELSHHENLVSFLETVNQPHHQNVSVPSNNVHAPYSSDKEHMCTVVYFDDCMSIHQCKISCESMGASKYRWFHNACCECIGPECIDYGSKTVKCMNCMF